Proteins found in one Oryza glaberrima chromosome 4, OglaRS2, whole genome shotgun sequence genomic segment:
- the LOC127771442 gene encoding receptor-like protein 13 — translation MSTRTRSPWCCRRRTAIKLFTTLSLLLLLPTTTKVCRSCSDGERHALLRRIQPLIGPEFSSNGRLDWDEAVDCCRWEGVTCSVAGRRREAAGGRRVVSLSLPGVGIAGAVDAAVLAPFTALEKLDLSGNQITSFSAANRSDMVVGAVLNNLTALTELHLAGNEITTTGWISNLTSLQVIDMSSNKLHELNGICGLHQLKYLSVGFNMIQGVINPCLGKLQHLVYLDMGSNFLTGEIGQNLLSNLTQVEEVHLGDNNLTGTFDFSSLANNSELHSIVLSNNYKLEIDTELVRWTPLFQLEYLNLSNSIVNKRSNGIIPTFLSAQVSLSGIDLSICSLQGRIPSWMLLYNISLGFLLLRGNSMDFLDTGNLGANVTSSMEVLDLSNNMISMPMPYNLGSLFPYLKYLDMSSNMLHGGVPSLAEAVSSLQVLDLSFNRLDGEISPEFIGNASILTSLLLSHNDLTGPMPPFHWIPGQLIHLSVENNQLSGGLPPLLMNCTNLENLNVRYNRLSGVIPVGLLNFEKLGALLLGGNQFHGVIPWDICLNNNLHFIDLSNNRFSGEIPGCLYSVFWSELPMYYEDDPFGNITQRRQTYVEFTTKGESLTYMGMPLELMTGIDLSMNRLSGTIPSPVGFLRQLKSLNLSHNKLVGSIPDTFMYLLEMESMDLSHNHLNGSVPVELANLSFLSFFSVAYNNLSGEIPFESQLCTLNGTAFEGNENLCGEIVDKICLMNSNHSYDSDDEMHQLLSMDTMDTPLIYWSFVAGSFAIGFWGIIALLIWNTAFRSRLCSFMDGCMSKMGWILVP, via the exons ATGTCGACACGAACACGGTCGCCGTGGTGTTGCCGCCGGCGAACGGCGATAAAACTTTTCACCACTTTGTCTTTGCTTCTCCTACTGCCGACGACGACCAAGGTTTGCCGGAGCTGCAGCGACGGCGAGCGTCACGCCCTCCTACGCCGCATCCAGCCGCTCATCGGCCCTGAGTTCTCCTCCAACGGACGGTTGGATTGGGACGAGGCCGTGGACTGCTGCCGCTGGGAGGGCGTCACATGCAGCGTCGCCGGCCGACGACGAGAAGCAGCTGGTGGCCGCCGCGTTGTGTCGCTGTCGCTCCCCGGAGTCGgcatcgccggcgccgtggacgCCGCCGTGCTTGCGCCGTTCACGGCGCTAGAGAAGCTCGACCTCTCCGGCAATCAAATCACTAGCTTTTCAGCTGCTAATCGCTCAG ACATGGTTGTCGGTGCTGTTCTCAACAACTTAACCGCACTTACGGAGCTGCACCTAGCCGGGAATGAGATCACCACCACAGGCTGGATTTCCAATTTGACGTCCCTGCAGGTTATTGACATGTCCAGCAATAAACTACATGAGCTCAACG GTATTTGTGGCCTCCATcaactaaaatatctaagcgtTGGTTTTAACATGATACAAGGAGTAATTAATCCATGCTTGGGGAAATTGCAGCACCTGGTATACTTGGACATGGGATCAAATTTTCTCACAGGTGAGATTGGACAAAATTTACTAAGCAACTTAACCCAAGTAGAAGAAGTACATCTTGGGGACAACAATCTTACTGGCACATTTGACTTCTCGTCCTTGGCTAACAACTCTGAGCTCCACAGCATCGTCCTCTCGAACAACTACAAACTAGAAATCGATACAGAGCTTGTGAGGTGGACACCGTTATTCCAGCTCGAATACTTGAATCTAAGCAATAGTATTGTCAACAAGAGAAGCAACGGGATCATCCCAACTTTTCTATCAGCCCAAGTGAGCCTCTCTGGGATTGATCTCTCCATATGTTCACTCCAGGGGAGAATCCCATCTTGGATGTTGTTGTATAACATTTCTTTAGGTTTCCTCTTGCTGCGTGGTAATAGCATGGATTTCCTTGACACTGGTAATCTCGGAGCCAACGTTACGTCATCAATGGAGGTGCTTGATCTGTCTAACAACATGATATCAATGCCAATGCCATACAACCTTGGAAGTCTATTTCCATATCTGAAGTACCTAGACATGTCTTCCAACATGCTACATGGCGGAGTTCCATCACTAGCAGAAGCCGTGTCATCATTGCAAGTTCTTGACTTGTCATTTAACAGGCTTGACGGGGAGATATCGCCGGAATTTATAGGGAATGCATCCATTTTGACATCCCTTCTGCTCTCACACAATGACCTAACCGGGCCTATGCCACCCTTCCATTGGATCCCAGGGCAGTTGATTCACCTGAGCGTTGAAAACAACCAACTATCCGGTGGTTTGCCGCCTCTGCTTATGAACTGCACCAACCTTGAGAATCTCAATGTGAGGTATAACCGTTTATCTGGTGTAATCCCAGTAGGCCTCCTCAACTTTGAGAAGCTTGGTGCTCTCCTTCTTGGAGGAAACCAGTTTCATGGTGTCATTCCTTGGGATATTTGCCTCAACAACAATCTCCACTTCATAGATCTTTCTAATAACCGGTTCTCTGGTGAGATACCAGGTTGCTTATACAGTGTTTTCTGGTCAGAGCTGCCAATGTACTATGAGGATGATCCATTTGGCAACATCACACAGAGAAGACAGACATATGTCGAATTCACGACGAAAGGGGAGAGCTTGACATACATGGGAATGCCTTTGGAGCTCATGACAGGCATAGATTTGTCTATGAATCGGCTATCCGGAACCATCCCTAGCCCTGTTGGGTTCTTGAGGCAACTCAAATCGCTCAACCTATCACACAACAAGCTTGTTGGTTCGATACCTGACACATTCATGTACCTGCTTGAAATGGAGAGCATGGACCTCTCACACAACCATCTCAATGGGAGTGTCCCAGTGGAGCTGGCCAATCTCTCCTTCCTGAGCTTCTTCAGTGTTGCATACAACAATCTCTCCGGTGAGATTCCCTTTGAATCACAGCTTTGTACGTTGAACGGAACGGCATTCGAAGGGAATGAGAACCTCTGTGGAGAAATTGTTGACAAGATTTGTCTGATGAACTCGAACCACTCATATGACAGTGATGATGAGATGCATCAGTTGTTGTCAATGGATACCATGGACACGCCGCTGATCTACTGGTCCTTCGTTGCTGGGTCCTTCGCCATTGGCTTTTGGGGCATCATTGCATTACTTATATGGAATACAGCCTTCAGGAGCAGGCTCTGCAGCttcatggatggatgcatgTCTAAGATGGGCTGGATTCTTGTGCCTTGA